A genome region from Panthera uncia isolate 11264 chromosome A3 unlocalized genomic scaffold, Puncia_PCG_1.0 HiC_scaffold_11, whole genome shotgun sequence includes the following:
- the ADRA1D gene encoding alpha-1D adrenergic receptor gives MTFRDLLSVSFEGPRPDSSAGGSGAGGGGGGAGGPAAPAAPEGPAVGGVPGAAGGGGGGVVGAGSGEDNRSSAGEPGGAGAGGEVNGTAAVGGLVVSAQGVGVGVFLAAFILTAVAGNLLVILSVACNRHLQTVTNYFIVNLAVADLLLSATVLPFSATMEVLGFWAFGRAFCDVWAAVDVLCCTASILSLCTISVDRYVGVRHSLKYPAIMTERKAAAILALLWAVALVVSVGPLLGWKEPVPPDERFCGITEEAGYAVFSSVCSFYLPMAVIVVMYCRVYVVARSTTRSLEAGVKRERGKASEVVLRIHCRGASTGAGAGADGAHGTRSAKGHTFRSSLSVRLLKFSREKKAAKTLAIVVGVFVLCWFPFFFVLPLGSLFPQLKPSEGVFKVIFWLGYFNSCVNPLIYPCSSREFKRAFLRLLRCQCRRRRRRRPLWRVYGHHWRASTGGPHPDCAPGPGAAPPGAPLALTAPSAPGSPGTPEMQAPPVAGRRKSPCAFREWRLLGPFRRPTTQLRAKVSSLSHKIRAGSAQRAEAASTLRAEVEAVSLGVPHEVAEGATCQAYELADYSNLRETDI, from the exons gcggccccgccgcccccgccgccccggaGGGCCCGGCAGTGGGCGGCGTGCCGGGAGccgccggcggcggcggcggcggcgtggTGGGCGCGGGCAGCGGCGAGGACAACCGGAGCTCCGCTGGGGAGCCAgggggcgcgggcgcgggcggcGAGGTGAACGGCACCGCGGCCGTCGGGGGGCTGGTGGTGAGCGCGCAGGGAGTGGGCGTGGGCGTCTTCCTGGCCGCCTTCATCCTCACGGCCGTGGCGGGCAACCTGCTGGTCATCCTCTCCGTGGCCTGCAACCGCCACCTTCAGACGGTCACCAACTATTTTATTGTGAACCTGGCCGTGGCCGACCTGCTGCTGAGCGCCACGGTGCTGCCCTTTTCGGCCACCATGGAGGTTCTGGGCTTCTGGGCCTTCGGCCGGGCCTTCTGCGACGTGTGGGCCGCTGTGGACGTGCTGTGCTGCACGGCCTCTATCCTCAGCCTCTGCACCATCTCGGTGGACCGGTACGTGGGCGTGCGCCACTCGCTCAAGTACCCCGCGATCATGACCGAGCGCAAGGCGGCCGCCATCCTGGCACTGCTGTGGGCCGTGGCCCTCGTGGTGTCCGTGGGGCCGCTGCTGGGCTGGAAGGAGCCGGTGCCCCCTGACGAGCGCTTCTGCGGCATCACCGAGGAGGCAGGCTACGCCGTCTTCTCCTCGGTGTGCTCCTTCTACCTGCCCATGGCCGTCATCGTGGTCATGTACTGCCGCGTGTATGTGGTAGCTCGAAGCACCACGCGGAGCCTCGAGGCGGGCGTCAAACGAGAGCGCGGCAAGGCCTCCGAGGTGGTGCTGCGCATCCACTGCCGCGGCGCCAGCACCGGTGCGGGCGCCGGCGCCGACGGGGCCCACGGGACGCGCAGCGCCAAGGGCCACACCTTCCGCAGCTCTCTGTCCGTTCGCCTGCTCAAGTTCTCCCGCGAGAAGAAGGCAGCCAAGACGCTGGCCATCGTCGTGGGCGTTTTCGTGCTCTGCTGGTTCCCCTTCTTCTTCGTCTTGCCGCTTG gCTCCCTGTTCCCGCAGCTGAAGCCCTCGGAGGGCGTCTTCAAGGTGATCTTCTGGCTCGGCTACTTCAACAGCTGCGTGAACCCGCTCATCTACCCCTGCTCCAGCCGCGAGTTCAAGCGCGCCTTCCTCCGCCTGCTGCGCTGCCAGTGCCGGCGTCGCCGGCGCCGCCGTCCCCTCTGGCGCGTCTACGGCCACCACTGGCGGGCCTCGACCGGCGGCCCGCACCCCGACTGCGCTCCCGGCCCGGGCGCCGCGCCTCCTGGAGCCCCGCTGGCCCTCACCGCACCCTCCGCCCCCGGCTCCCCGGGCACGCCCGAGATGCAGGCTCCTCCTGTCGCCGGTCGTCGCAAGTCGCCCTGCGCCTTCCGCGAGTGGAGGCTGCTCGGGCCGTTCCGGAGACCCACCACCCAGCTGCGCGCCAAGGTCTCCAGCCTGTCGCACAAGATCCGCGCCGGGAGTGCGCAGCGCGCAGAGGCCGCCAGCACCCTGCGCGCGGAGGTGGAGGCGGTGTCCCTAGGAGTCCCCCACGAAGTGGCCGAAGGCGCCACCTGCCAGGCCTACGAATTGGCCGATTACAGCAACCTCCGGGAGACTGATATTTAA